The Desulfoscipio gibsoniae DSM 7213 genome contains a region encoding:
- a CDS encoding methyl-accepting chemotaxis protein yields the protein MNTGTKPNLFNQNTGMQTEVKNLSTLKVAVKERDNLLNNLKIGTKLLILTALMIILLIWIGILGLTNLGNSNENLVTSLNTAKTLEQSINTARSAQVHFKKQVQEWKNILIRGNDPEKFEEYYINFTNEEAKVQSELETLKNLMQKQGISVSMVDESLKEHANLGVKYREALKSYDSTNPNSYHIVDNMVKGIDRAPTDLIDAIVLQIEKHADSTAQETKNGSIAQYNKMRQFFILALLISTGFAILLTLLLTGQIVRPIHTLRNELNVLAEKGGDLTQRIDISRKDEIGDLAAAVNKFLSNLRNIMAQVNDNANSVADTSQQLSVNAQQTSAAATETAATVSEIASTTEQVSQNAQEVAALSLEASKEAEQGAEGIKKVIDQMKTIALTSNEESQVVETLSNTLTQVYQIVDLITHIADQTNLLALNAAIEAARAGEHGRGFAVVAEEVRKLAAQSGSAAKDINQLVETVLEESKRAVKAMEDGHKQVQAGTDLVEEVGNGFKVIMESIEGVTDQINTVAVASEQISTSVQNIAGSTEEQTATMEEVSAANEGLTKMAVDLKQLVGKFKV from the coding sequence TTGAATACGGGAACAAAGCCAAACTTATTTAACCAAAATACCGGTATGCAAACAGAAGTTAAAAATCTTTCAACTCTAAAAGTAGCGGTAAAGGAACGTGATAATTTGTTAAATAACTTAAAGATTGGAACAAAGCTACTTATACTAACTGCCCTAATGATCATCCTGTTAATATGGATTGGTATACTTGGATTGACTAACCTCGGTAATTCTAACGAGAATCTGGTAACTAGCTTAAATACAGCAAAAACATTAGAACAGTCAATAAACACAGCAAGAAGTGCCCAGGTACATTTCAAAAAACAAGTTCAAGAATGGAAAAACATTTTGATACGTGGGAATGATCCTGAAAAGTTTGAAGAATATTACATAAATTTCACAAACGAAGAGGCTAAAGTACAAAGTGAATTAGAAACACTAAAAAACCTTATGCAGAAACAAGGTATCAGCGTTTCTATGGTAGACGAATCTTTAAAAGAACATGCAAACTTAGGAGTGAAATATCGTGAGGCCTTAAAAAGTTATGATTCCACAAATCCCAATAGCTATCACATTGTAGATAACATGGTCAAAGGCATTGACCGTGCACCTACTGATCTCATAGATGCAATTGTATTGCAAATTGAAAAACATGCAGATTCGACGGCTCAGGAAACAAAAAACGGCTCTATTGCTCAGTACAACAAGATGCGTCAGTTTTTTATTCTTGCTTTATTAATAAGTACCGGGTTTGCTATACTCTTAACACTTTTGTTAACTGGCCAAATTGTTAGACCTATTCATACTCTTAGAAACGAACTTAATGTTTTGGCGGAAAAAGGTGGAGATTTAACTCAGAGGATTGATATTAGTAGAAAAGACGAAATTGGTGACCTTGCTGCAGCTGTTAATAAATTTCTGTCCAACCTAAGAAATATTATGGCACAGGTAAATGATAATGCAAATAGCGTAGCGGACACCTCACAACAATTATCGGTCAACGCACAGCAAACCTCCGCTGCGGCAACTGAGACCGCAGCGACTGTAAGTGAAATTGCATCTACAACAGAGCAAGTTTCCCAAAATGCACAAGAGGTTGCAGCGCTGTCTTTAGAGGCATCTAAGGAGGCTGAACAGGGTGCCGAGGGTATTAAAAAAGTAATTGATCAAATGAAAACGATCGCTTTAACCAGTAACGAGGAATCCCAGGTTGTTGAAACGCTATCCAATACCTTAACCCAAGTTTATCAAATAGTTGACCTCATAACCCATATAGCAGACCAGACAAATTTACTAGCTCTCAATGCTGCCATTGAAGCCGCCAGGGCAGGTGAACATGGACGCGGTTTTGCTGTAGTGGCTGAGGAAGTACGAAAGCTGGCAGCACAGTCAGGTAGCGCTGCAAAGGATATCAATCAACTTGTTGAAACAGTTTTGGAGGAATCAAAAAGAGCTGTTAAAGCAATGGAAGATGGCCATAAACAGGTTCAAGCAGGGACAGACCTAGTTGAAGAAGTTGGAAATGGATTTAAGGTAATTATGGAATCAATTGAAGGAGTTACAGATCAGATTAATACCGTTGCGGTAGCGTCGGAACAAATATCAACCAGTGTTCAAAACATTGCCGGTAGTACAGAAGAACAGACTGCAACAATGGAAGAAGTTTCAGCTGCTAATGAAGGTTTAACTAAGATGGCCGTTGATTTAAAACAATTGGTTGGCAAATTTAAAGTTTAA
- a CDS encoding nitrite reductase, with translation MIGFRNQGIALNKAIFKQSNGMYAVNIVSACGVFTPEQFAGLGQAALECSVFRLKLTTRQTVVAVLNEEDLAKLEARLSALGLSVSPYGGTVRAVKACAGNTALCQRALGDALDLGIVMQEKYLGRELNKDVKIAVAGCSRGCTDPLCADFGVIARGRDSFDVYIGGRGSTRKPLHGQLLAEDLTGDEVCKLFEHVIDKYSKLAQPKERLASTVARVGLGEFIPPQGMFAPKQEQSDNEFLAFISGKEEA, from the coding sequence TTGATAGGTTTCAGAAACCAGGGTATAGCATTGAACAAGGCTATTTTTAAACAGAGTAATGGAATGTACGCTGTCAACATAGTATCGGCCTGTGGCGTATTTACCCCGGAGCAGTTTGCCGGCTTGGGACAAGCTGCTCTGGAATGCAGCGTATTCAGGTTGAAGTTGACCACCAGGCAAACCGTGGTAGCAGTGCTAAACGAGGAAGATCTGGCCAAGCTGGAAGCCCGTCTTTCCGCGCTTGGCTTGTCCGTTTCGCCTTATGGCGGGACCGTTCGAGCCGTGAAAGCCTGTGCCGGAAATACTGCACTATGTCAGCGAGCTTTGGGAGATGCCCTGGATCTTGGCATTGTTATGCAAGAAAAATATCTGGGGCGGGAATTAAATAAGGACGTAAAAATTGCGGTGGCCGGTTGCTCACGCGGATGTACCGATCCGTTATGCGCGGACTTTGGGGTTATTGCGCGGGGTCGGGATTCTTTCGATGTATATATTGGTGGTCGCGGCAGTACCAGGAAGCCGCTGCATGGCCAATTGCTTGCGGAGGATTTGACCGGCGACGAGGTATGCAAACTGTTTGAACATGTAATAGATAAATACTCCAAACTGGCCCAGCCCAAGGAACGACTGGCCTCCACCGTGGCCAGGGTGGGGTTGGGGGAGTTTATCCCGCCCCAAGGGATGTTTGCACCGAAGCAGGAACAGTCGGATAATGAATTTTTAGCATTTATATCCGGGAAAGAGGAGGCGTAA
- the splB gene encoding spore photoproduct lyase, translated as MFIPKRVFFEQAALDYPLGQQLYKRFKADGIPVAMIGSHNRVTGIPGKTPREAYLEAKRTLVVGVRRTLQFSPCKPSAHYQLPLSTSCSGQCQYCYLNTTLGKKPYVRVYVNINEILQQAEKYIKKRAPEITLFEGAATSDPIPVEPYTGSLARAVEFFGQQPLARFRFVTKFTNVDTLLDARHNGHTRFRFSINTDYIIKSYEQGTPAIHARLSAARRVAEAGYSLGFLIAPIFNYPGWQSDYTELIRSLAEELLPAVGQDITFELISHRFTASAKKRILEVFPDTTLPMNEEERKFKFGQFGYGKYVYPKETLEEMGELFRREISEHFPGAKVEYLV; from the coding sequence TTGTTTATACCAAAACGGGTTTTCTTTGAGCAGGCAGCGCTTGATTACCCTCTGGGTCAGCAGCTGTATAAAAGATTCAAAGCAGACGGAATACCCGTGGCCATGATCGGCAGTCATAACCGGGTGACAGGCATACCCGGCAAAACGCCCCGGGAAGCTTATCTGGAGGCCAAGCGCACTCTGGTGGTAGGGGTGCGCCGTACGCTGCAGTTTTCACCGTGCAAACCATCAGCCCACTACCAACTGCCACTGAGCACCAGTTGCAGCGGCCAATGTCAATATTGTTATTTAAACACCACATTGGGTAAAAAACCATACGTAAGGGTGTATGTGAATATTAATGAAATACTTCAGCAGGCGGAAAAGTATATAAAAAAAAGGGCGCCGGAAATCACCTTGTTTGAGGGAGCAGCTACTTCCGATCCCATTCCCGTGGAACCGTATACCGGCTCGCTGGCCCGGGCTGTGGAATTTTTCGGCCAACAGCCTCTGGCCCGTTTCCGTTTCGTTACCAAGTTCACAAATGTGGATACGCTGCTGGATGCCCGGCACAACGGGCATACCCGCTTTCGCTTCAGTATCAATACCGACTATATTATCAAGTCTTACGAGCAAGGCACCCCGGCAATCCATGCCCGGCTAAGTGCAGCCCGGCGTGTAGCCGAGGCGGGTTACTCCCTGGGATTTTTAATTGCCCCTATTTTCAACTACCCGGGCTGGCAAAGCGATTACACCGAATTAATCCGCTCCCTGGCAGAGGAATTACTGCCTGCAGTCGGGCAGGACATTACCTTTGAATTGATTTCCCACCGGTTCACAGCATCGGCAAAGAAACGTATCCTGGAAGTGTTTCCCGACACCACCCTGCCTATGAATGAGGAAGAACGCAAGTTTAAATTCGGACAGTTTGGCTACGGTAAGTACGTTTATCCAAAGGAGACGCTGGAAGAGATGGGCGAGCTGTTCCGACGGGAGATTAGCGAGCATTTTCCTGGGGCCAAAGTGGAGTATTTGGTTTAA
- a CDS encoding Rpn family recombination-promoting nuclease/putative transposase — protein sequence MDTEITRNSNDILMKCMAENFKDKTLSFFGLKTARIAGLSPTSLPAIEAKETRTDTVFLLEDDTLLHLEFQTTVNKQDMKRFMLYDARITSREEQERIVNTAVIYSGNIKEAPEILDCGSIFYKVTNIYMKDYDGDAECQRLQQKITAEELLNDEELMILIFLPLMKSGERIEEKAVQSLELARRLKDDRQRVFAMSGLIVITDKHLSNEYKKRLMEVLKMTQIEQWIREEGRKEGRTEGIKESKQEIARTALKEGAEVEFVVKITGLDKQTVLKLKEGLN from the coding sequence ATGGACACCGAAATAACCCGTAACAGCAACGATATTTTAATGAAATGTATGGCTGAAAACTTCAAAGATAAAACACTGTCCTTCTTTGGACTGAAAACAGCCAGGATAGCAGGGCTGTCACCTACGTCGCTGCCCGCCATAGAAGCAAAGGAAACCAGAACCGACACAGTTTTTCTATTGGAAGACGATACATTGCTGCATTTGGAGTTCCAGACCACAGTAAACAAGCAAGACATGAAACGGTTTATGCTGTATGATGCCAGGATAACAAGCCGGGAAGAACAGGAACGGATTGTTAACACCGCCGTAATATACTCCGGCAACATAAAAGAGGCCCCTGAAATACTGGACTGTGGTTCCATATTCTACAAGGTAACCAACATATATATGAAAGACTACGATGGTGACGCGGAGTGCCAAAGACTGCAGCAAAAGATAACAGCCGAAGAGTTGCTGAATGACGAAGAACTGATGATATTGATTTTTCTGCCCCTCATGAAAAGCGGGGAAAGAATAGAAGAAAAAGCGGTTCAATCCCTGGAATTAGCCAGGCGGCTGAAAGATGACAGGCAAAGAGTTTTTGCCATGTCCGGCCTAATAGTGATAACCGATAAACATTTATCAAATGAATACAAAAAACGCCTGATGGAGGTGTTGAAAATGACCCAGATAGAACAATGGATCAGAGAAGAAGGCAGAAAAGAAGGTAGAACAGAAGGCATAAAAGAAAGCAAGCAGGAAATAGCCAGAACAGCCTTAAAAGAAGGTGCCGAAGTGGAATTTGTAGTTAAGATTACCGGGTTGGACAAACAGACAGTTTTGAAACTGAAAGAAGGACTTAACTAA
- a CDS encoding GNAT family N-acetyltransferase — protein sequence MLVVSAMGTAMGVFVLSAFDIIERLPTVQEFNTLRMSVGWPKVNEITVKAALDLSIYSVCAVADNRTVGIARVIGDGSMYFYIQDFIVQKEFQGKGIGTAIMKRIMEFLKQYAPEGSFIGLMSAKGKEGFYLKYGFTERPNDVYGAGMGFYKEDLVQVGF from the coding sequence GTGTTAGTAGTTTCAGCAATGGGGACTGCAATGGGGGTATTTGTTTTGAGTGCATTTGATATTATTGAACGTCTGCCAACGGTTCAAGAATTCAATACGCTTAGAATGTCAGTTGGTTGGCCAAAGGTTAATGAGATAACAGTAAAGGCCGCGCTTGATTTATCGATTTATTCGGTCTGTGCGGTTGCTGATAATAGGACGGTTGGAATTGCTCGAGTCATTGGGGATGGTTCCATGTATTTTTATATTCAGGATTTCATTGTTCAAAAAGAATTTCAGGGAAAAGGTATTGGAACTGCAATAATGAAAAGGATAATGGAGTTTTTGAAACAGTACGCACCGGAAGGTTCATTTATAGGGCTAATGTCTGCAAAGGGAAAAGAAGGTTTTTATTTAAAATATGGTTTTACCGAAAGGCCGAATGATGTCTACGGAGCAGGAATGGGGTTTTATAAAGAAGACTTGGTTCAGGTGGGGTTTTGA
- a CDS encoding type II toxin-antitoxin system VapC family toxin, with product MSDYVCLDSSVLIKLLVLEEDSENAANLFEQIAANRQTVVLPDFAWAEVGTVLCKKVARKLLDSEQAEVLWEEFNRLELINYVGDRAIARTAWRIAKTENLPTLYDAAYLAVAEIVSRQSDEVCIFWTADERLVNSLSNRDNVKLLKEFTS from the coding sequence ATGAGTGATTATGTATGTCTCGACAGCAGTGTTTTGATTAAGTTGCTGGTTCTGGAAGAGGACAGTGAAAACGCGGCAAATTTATTTGAGCAGATTGCAGCTAACCGGCAAACCGTTGTTTTACCTGATTTTGCCTGGGCCGAAGTAGGAACGGTTCTCTGCAAGAAAGTAGCACGGAAATTATTGGACTCTGAGCAAGCGGAAGTGCTTTGGGAAGAGTTTAACCGTTTAGAACTGATTAATTACGTTGGTGATAGGGCTATTGCCCGGACAGCATGGCGTATCGCTAAAACAGAAAATCTTCCTACTTTATATGATGCCGCTTATTTAGCGGTGGCTGAAATCGTTTCAAGACAGTCCGATGAAGTTTGCATATTCTGGACGGCAGATGAGAGACTTGTAAATTCATTGAGTAACAGGGATAATGTCAAGCTGCTCAAAGAATTTACCTCATAA
- a CDS encoding histidine kinase dimerization/phospho-acceptor domain-containing protein translates to MAVDQIMDGKYPVFAEEEGIFSRLESQFGQMSRRMELGFEELRREKENLHALVTDISHQIKTPLSAIKVFNSLLLEEGLCPREEEEFLSRTKEQIGGADIDDERERSEKCGSLVKHYSHTEAFRRYCSQFLDKA, encoded by the coding sequence ATGGCTGTAGACCAAATCATGGATGGTAAATATCCCGTTTTTGCGGAAGAAGAAGGTATATTCTCCCGTCTTGAATCACAGTTTGGGCAGATGTCTCGAAGAATGGAACTGGGGTTTGAAGAGCTAAGGAGAGAAAAAGAAAACCTGCATGCCCTGGTTACCGATATTTCCCATCAGATTAAAACCCCCTTGTCTGCTATTAAGGTATTCAATTCCCTTTTGCTTGAAGAAGGACTTTGCCCCAGAGAAGAAGAGGAGTTTTTAAGCAGAACCAAGGAACAAATCGGTGGTGCTGATATCGACGATGAGCGGGAGCGGAGTGAAAAATGCGGCTCCCTGGTCAAACATTACTCCCATACTGAGGCCTTTCGACGATATTGTTCTCAGTTCCTGGATAAAGCGTGA
- a CDS encoding PEP-utilizing enzyme, producing the protein MAYTNIPGMMNISSGFPLKMLTDTLEKSFPGKGSALANDILTGQGAITTAEHGYRLMELAEIARKEPVAREFFNSVNCEVLSWKENLPDSSAFKQAFQAYLEEYGHRAVYEGDLANPRWREDPTYLLGIIRSMLHTADRSKMRSVQREKGQKAWREIRKGVSLFRRMLIRYWAGKAIRGMEMREEAKSGMVRMALPMRVIALDVGRRLTDRGVLERKEDVFNCSFPDLTAILAGHWDGRGLAMLVKDRKVRNKNMASLIAPDVIADETPRHPNAAQVTPAKRGNSLSGIGIATGRVTGTARLISHPDEGSRLNPGEVLVAPSTDPGWTPLFIKAAALIMETGGSLSHGAIVAREFGIPAVINVPEVMKVIKDSQTVTVDGEEGKVWWPHHSFLPGICRGRVSPVRGVHRWPSFPFHYHKGLCHHANDTNSRNLSPVKPELLFCLQVPMNCHS; encoded by the coding sequence GTGGCTTATACAAACATCCCGGGAATGATGAATATCTCCTCGGGCTTTCCATTAAAAATGTTAACGGATACTCTGGAAAAAAGTTTTCCAGGTAAGGGGAGCGCTCTGGCTAACGACATCCTGACGGGACAGGGGGCTATAACTACCGCGGAGCACGGCTACCGTTTGATGGAATTGGCTGAAATAGCACGCAAGGAGCCGGTTGCCCGGGAGTTTTTTAATTCGGTAAATTGCGAGGTCCTATCATGGAAGGAAAATTTACCGGACAGTTCTGCTTTTAAACAGGCATTCCAGGCTTACCTGGAGGAGTACGGGCACCGGGCGGTTTACGAGGGAGACCTGGCCAATCCCAGATGGCGGGAGGATCCAACCTATCTCCTGGGGATTATCCGTTCTATGTTGCATACGGCAGACCGTTCCAAAATGAGATCTGTCCAGCGGGAAAAAGGACAAAAGGCCTGGCGGGAAATCCGCAAAGGCGTCTCTTTGTTTAGGCGGATGCTTATCCGCTACTGGGCAGGTAAGGCCATACGGGGTATGGAAATGAGGGAAGAAGCCAAGTCCGGGATGGTTAGGATGGCCCTACCCATGCGCGTTATAGCCTTGGATGTAGGCCGCCGGTTGACTGATCGGGGAGTGCTGGAGAGGAAGGAAGATGTGTTTAACTGTTCCTTTCCTGACCTGACTGCCATTCTGGCCGGCCATTGGGACGGTCGTGGGCTTGCTATGTTGGTAAAGGACCGCAAGGTAAGAAATAAAAATATGGCAAGCCTGATTGCGCCTGACGTAATCGCTGACGAAACTCCCCGGCATCCTAACGCTGCTCAGGTCACCCCTGCTAAAAGGGGGAACTCATTGTCCGGTATTGGTATTGCCACCGGAAGAGTAACCGGTACAGCCCGGCTAATCAGCCACCCCGATGAAGGAAGCAGGCTGAATCCTGGCGAGGTACTTGTGGCCCCATCAACCGACCCGGGTTGGACACCATTGTTCATAAAGGCTGCTGCTCTGATAATGGAGACCGGGGGATCTCTTTCTCACGGTGCTATTGTGGCCCGTGAATTTGGTATTCCGGCGGTAATAAACGTTCCGGAGGTAATGAAGGTTATAAAGGATAGCCAAACGGTTACCGTGGACGGGGAAGAAGGGAAGGTATGGTGGCCACATCACTCATTTCTACCCGGGATATGCCGGGGTAGAGTGTCTCCAGTCAGAGGAGTACATCGTTGGCCATCTTTTCCTTTTCATTATCATAAAGGGCTCTGTCATCATGCAAATGATACCAATAGTCGAAATCTGTCTCCAGTAAAGCCTGAACTACTGTTTTGTCTTCAGGTGCCAATGAATTGTCATAGTTGA
- a CDS encoding tyrosine-type recombinase/integrase — MIKDEGNEIFSSDKLELLINKFETYLKATDRGSSVRSYVGDVNRFIKWSISKYDVSLVNATSPLDLVEYRTFMQESGGHKGNGVAPTTVNRAIISLKIFFSWLKKEGYIKDNPSEDIKMVAIASTPVPRWLTRPQQARLIRAVRQSGSKRDEAITSLMLHAGLRVSELCSLRRSDLYISARCGKVAVTGKGNKYREVPLNSTIRKILSCWLAENPTGPLFPNKYGKSISTRGVLKLVARYAYIAKLEKVTPHTLRHTFCKNAIDMGIPIDQVAAMAGHSSLDITKRYTAPSQDDLQKAVERLSWE; from the coding sequence TTGATCAAGGACGAGGGGAACGAAATATTTAGTTCTGATAAGTTGGAACTTCTAATCAATAAATTTGAAACTTACTTAAAAGCAACAGACCGTGGCAGTTCTGTTCGTTCCTACGTTGGAGATGTTAATAGATTTATAAAATGGAGTATTAGTAAATACGATGTTTCTTTGGTTAACGCCACATCACCATTGGATTTAGTGGAATATCGTACTTTTATGCAGGAAAGCGGAGGACATAAAGGTAATGGCGTAGCGCCAACAACTGTAAACAGAGCCATTATTAGTTTAAAAATTTTTTTTTCATGGCTAAAAAAGGAAGGGTATATTAAAGATAATCCATCCGAAGATATTAAAATGGTGGCTATTGCAAGTACACCTGTCCCACGTTGGCTCACAAGACCTCAACAAGCTAGGCTTATAAGGGCTGTTCGCCAATCTGGTAGTAAGCGGGACGAAGCCATCACAAGCTTGATGCTGCATGCCGGGCTGCGGGTAAGCGAACTTTGTTCTCTAAGAAGAAGTGATCTATATATATCGGCTAGATGTGGTAAGGTCGCTGTAACCGGTAAGGGGAATAAATATAGGGAGGTTCCTCTAAACAGTACAATTAGAAAGATACTATCGTGTTGGTTGGCCGAAAATCCTACTGGACCGCTATTTCCTAACAAATACGGGAAAAGCATTTCAACCAGGGGAGTTCTAAAGTTGGTGGCTAGATATGCGTATATTGCCAAACTTGAAAAGGTAACTCCGCATACTTTAAGACACACCTTTTGTAAAAACGCGATCGACATGGGTATCCCCATAGATCAGGTAGCAGCAATGGCGGGGCATAGCTCCCTGGATATTACCAAAAGATATACAGCTCCCTCTCAAGATGATCTACAAAAGGCCGTAGAGCGATTATCTTGGGAGTAG
- a CDS encoding group II intron maturase-specific domain-containing protein, producing the protein MDQIRARTKRRISLTLKDIIDWINPVIRGWGNYYRKAHVRKLFNRLNNWIVRRLWSHQFKRWRNAGWKKYTPTILYDHFKLVNLISLIPSLRSQS; encoded by the coding sequence ATGGATCAAATCAGAGCAAGAACAAAGCGCAGGATATCACTTACCCTAAAGGACATAATTGACTGGATAAACCCGGTAATTAGAGGTTGGGGAAACTATTACCGTAAAGCTCATGTCCGAAAGCTATTCAACCGCTTGAATAACTGGATAGTCCGAAGGTTATGGTCACATCAATTCAAACGGTGGCGAAATGCAGGGTGGAAAAAGTACACTCCCACAATTCTATACGACCATTTTAAGTTAGTTAATCTTATTAGCCTAATTCCAAGCCTACGTTCACAATCGTAA
- a CDS encoding PEP-utilizing enzyme, translating to MQTGDVLVAPSTDPGWTPLFLRASAIVMEEGSSLSHGSIVAREYGIPAVVNIPGVMKMIKDNQLITVDGDEGKVYL from the coding sequence TTGCAGACTGGAGACGTGCTGGTGGCCCCGTCGACGGACCCGGGCTGGACGCCATTATTTTTAAGGGCTTCCGCCATTGTTATGGAGGAAGGATCGTCTTTGTCCCACGGATCCATTGTCGCCCGCGAGTACGGCATTCCGGCGGTGGTGAACATTCCAGGCGTAATGAAAATGATAAAAGATAATCAGTTGATTACTGTCGATGGCGATGAGGGTAAGGTATATCTTTAA
- a CDS encoding flavin reductase family protein codes for MSGSGVKNAAPWSNITPILRPFDDIVLSSWIKRDTLINIRTTKEFVINVPTAGMAEPVMICSKNYPPEVDEFEKAGLRVRPGRSNLRA; via the coding sequence ATGAGCGGGAGCGGAGTGAAAAATGCGGCTCCCTGGTCAAACATTACTCCCATACTGAGGCCTTTCGACGATATTGTTCTCAGTTCCTGGATAAAGCGTGACACTTTGATCAACATCCGCACAACAAAGGAGTTCGTAATTAATGTGCCGACTGCCGGCATGGCTGAGCCGGTTATGATTTGCTCTAAAAATTATCCCCCCGAGGTTGATGAATTTGAAAAGGCCGGGCTTCGCGTCCGTCCAGGAAGGTCAAACCTCCGGGCATAG
- a CDS encoding type II toxin-antitoxin system Phd/YefM family antitoxin gives MSMFNITEIRQNASKIIAHVLKTKEPVVILQRSKPVAYIVEAQTYKDIQEKLKKAEHYEKVITTRNSLQRLARLRSEMKKQPDSTPLIRRLREGDARRDE, from the coding sequence ATGTCCATGTTTAATATTACCGAAATAAGACAAAACGCAAGTAAAATCATTGCCCATGTTTTAAAAACAAAGGAACCGGTAGTTATACTGCAGCGTTCAAAACCAGTCGCATATATCGTTGAGGCTCAAACATATAAGGATATTCAGGAGAAACTCAAGAAAGCCGAACATTATGAAAAAGTAATAACTACCAGAAACTCGCTTCAACGCCTGGCCCGGTTACGGAGTGAAATGAAAAAACAGCCGGACTCCACGCCGCTTATTCGCCGGCTACGCGAAGGGGATGCGCGTAGGGATGAGTGA
- a CDS encoding PEP/pyruvate-binding domain-containing protein: MKSFFAAGVGFSCDPSTGREDLVLISANFGLGESVVSGAVDPDEYRLDPALEITQKIIGRKEGKTIARIIGGTEFVESAGSPVSQVLNDENIRKLGLLIQRVFDSLGCSEQHQDIEWVFDGKDFALVQARPVTVLPRYTFDGLKNQPDIWSNANFRDAAPMVQSTLNWSLLQYLIAGLDIPGYQAPPGLKGYRLYQGRLYFNMSIIQWLNFDAFGIAPRLINEFSGGFHPEIEISEKKPYRGIKGLKRLGRLLKVIFLGLRIKKNAPKSFAKVEGFTVALLKENLKSLAERDLINKISETRSAYREFWPVFMSLVSAGDISPLVKGLEKHFPGKGKAMANALMAGGEI, from the coding sequence CTGAAAAGCTTCTTTGCCGCCGGAGTTGGCTTCTCCTGCGATCCCAGCACCGGCCGGGAAGACTTGGTGCTGATAAGCGCCAATTTCGGTTTGGGCGAAAGCGTGGTAAGCGGCGCCGTCGACCCGGATGAATACCGTTTAGACCCTGCGCTTGAAATAACCCAAAAAATAATCGGCCGCAAAGAAGGGAAAACCATCGCTAGGATAATCGGCGGGACGGAATTTGTCGAATCCGCCGGGTCACCGGTGAGTCAGGTTTTAAACGATGAGAATATCCGCAAACTGGGTTTGCTGATCCAGCGGGTCTTTGATTCCCTTGGTTGCAGTGAACAGCACCAGGACATCGAATGGGTGTTTGATGGTAAGGATTTTGCCCTGGTCCAGGCTAGGCCGGTGACGGTGCTGCCCAGGTACACTTTTGATGGACTTAAAAACCAGCCGGATATATGGTCCAATGCCAACTTCAGGGATGCCGCGCCCATGGTCCAATCAACCCTAAACTGGAGCCTCCTGCAATATCTTATTGCAGGACTCGACATACCAGGTTACCAAGCACCCCCGGGCTTAAAGGGCTATAGATTATATCAGGGCCGGCTATATTTCAACATGTCCATTATCCAATGGCTCAATTTTGACGCTTTTGGCATTGCGCCTAGGCTGATAAACGAATTTTCGGGTGGGTTCCACCCGGAAATAGAAATTAGCGAAAAAAAACCTTACCGTGGAATAAAAGGATTAAAAAGACTGGGACGCTTGCTGAAAGTAATTTTTTTAGGACTGAGAATTAAAAAAAACGCGCCAAAATCTTTTGCTAAAGTTGAAGGTTTTACAGTAGCCTTATTAAAAGAGAATCTTAAGAGCCTGGCAGAAAGAGATTTAATCAATAAAATTTCTGAGACAAGAAGTGCATACAGGGAATTTTGGCCGGTGTTTATGTCTTTAGTCTCTGCTGGTGATATAAGTCCACTTGTGAAAGGGTTGGAAAAACATTTTCCCGGTAAAGGGAAAGCTATGGCCAACGCTCTCATGGCAGGGGGGGAGATATAA